The following coding sequences are from one Hydra vulgaris chromosome 04, alternate assembly HydraT2T_AEP window:
- the LOC136079200 gene encoding uncharacterized protein LOC136079200: MENKTVKELKQIAKERGIKHYYNMRKGELVNALSPIQVPSARHTTSDLITFDNSNILAPSPVQSHVNHILNEQIPSSSLSPVLQPGLFSKLTTAVKNVSSYVVNRIIDVEEWIKPYVPDPIKKKVEDTGSELKRKIDSIKSLVYSTIYKNPLNPSKVEFKLTQSAVKNVAKQYSAKGIKGYDLETFMNVAKNSAIKVLNENRGSKVNIVVICKMVKTSIFTGDAITATPRFATNSTVILESTNLDEIYETSKSKILETFSMFQQLGSNWIFVSIKKMDINIIEYNPLKTKSYIPLDKKLAAKKAIINMQNDDNQCFKWCIARALNPTDNNPQRIDKDLITQAEKINWNKIEFPVSLKQITQFEKNNQDISVNVYGYESSVYPLRISKNNDRQHLIDVLLISDGETNHYCLINNLSRLLPSQTSKRNCATHYCRNCLLGFSSEESLSKHKLYCNTHDSVRIDLPKQGSTMYFKYYYKSMIVPFVIYADFQSFIKPINTRTPNPNESYTKQYQKHIPSSFCYYIKFFDQSIYKDKLVTFTANSEEDDIAKIFVDRLQEDIIQICNEVDFKKPMIFTSKNKKDFKAAIKCHICEEDLGKDRVRDHCHLTGKYRGAAHKDCNLKYRIPEFFPVLFHNLSGYDSHLFIKKLSGGKLSCIPNNEEKYISFSREIQVGEFINKEDKTVDIKREIRFIDSYRFMPSSLDALSKNLTKEQCKNIGKLYTGTQLDLLLKKGIYPYDWADSIDKFNEAQLPPKESFFSKLNDEGINDDAYLHAQTVWNEFHCKSFRDYHNLNNVSDVLLLADVFDFRDVCMKNYKLDPAWYYTSPGLAWEAALKKTKVELELLSDYDMILMIQKGIRGGISTISNRLGKSNNKYMDNYDETKPSKFIQYLDANNLYGWAMSKPLPTHGFGWMDEDELKNWRSVPCILEVDLDYPDHLHDEHNDYPLAPERVKVGKVEKLILNLNNKKNYVIHYTNLKLYERLGLKITKIHRGISFEESAWLSEYIELNTNLRTEATNEFEKDFFKLMNNSVFGKAMENIEKRVDVRLVTNRDEAVKLASRPNYESRTIFDENLIAIHMKRTKLKYNKPIYLGMCILDLSKTLMYEFHYDYIKKKYSDKAKLLFTDTDSLAYKIKTEDFYEDIKNDIESKFDTSEFDPNHLAINNGFKVGLNKKVLGMFKDEAAGKQIEEFVGLRSKLYSYKMNGKENKK; encoded by the coding sequence atggaaaacaaaacggtaaaagaattaaaacaaatcgctAAAGAGCGAGgaattaaacattattataatatgcGAAAAGGTGAACTTGTTAATGCATTATCTCCAATACAAGTTCCTTCTGCTCGTCATACCACTTCGGATCTAATAACATTTGATAATTCTAATATATTAGCTCCATCTCCTGTACAAAGCCATGTAAATCATATATTAAACGAACAAATTCCATCATCAAGTTTATCACCTGTTTTACAACCTGGATTATTTTCAAAGTTGACTACAGCTGTAAAAAATGTATCATCGTATGTTGTCAACAGAATTATAGATGTTGAAGAATGGATTAAACCCTATGTACCAGATCCGATTAAGAAAAAAGTAGAAGATACAGGATCTGagcttaaaagaaaaatagactCAATAAAATCTCTAGTTTACTCTACAATATACAAAAATCCTTTGAACCCAAGCAAAGTGGAATTTAAATTGACACAATCAGCTGTTAAGAATGTGGCAAAACAATATTCAGCTAAAGGTATAAAAGGATATGATCTTGAAACTTTTATGAATGTTGCTAAAAATAGTGCAATTAAAGTACTAAATGAAAATAGAGGATCAAAAGTGAATATAGTTGTCATTTGTAAAATGGTAAAAACTAGTATTTTTACAGGAGATGCTATAACCGCAACTCCTAGATTTGCAACGAATAGTACTGTTATATTAGAATCTACAAATTTAGATGAAATTTATGAAACATCAaagtctaaaattttagaaactttttcaaTGTTTCAACAGTTAGGATCAAACTGGATATttgtttctattaaaaaaatggatataaatattatagagTATAATCcacttaaaacaaaatcttatattccacttgataaaaaattagcagctaaaaaagcaatcaTTAATATGCAAAATGATGATAATCAATGCTTTAAGTGGTGTATTGCAAGAGCATTAAATCCAACAGATAATAATCCTCAAAGAATAGATAAAGATCTTATAACTCAagctgaaaaaataaattggaataaaatagaatttccagtttcattaaaacaaattacacaatttgagaaaaataatcaagatatAAGTGTGAATGTATATGGATATGAGAGTTCAGTTTATCCTTTACGTATTTCAAAGAATAATGATAGACAACATTTAATAGATGTGTTGTTAATATCTGATGGTGAAACGaatcattattgtttaataaataatttaagtagattACTTCCATCACAAACATCAAAAAGAAATTGTGCAACTCACTATTGTAGAAATTGTTTATTAGGATTTAGTTCAGAAGAATCATTATCTAAGCATAAATTGTATTGTAATACACATGATTCAGTTCGTATTGATCTTCCAAAACAAGGTTCaacaatgtattttaaatattattataaatcaatgaTAGTACCCTTTGTAATATATGCAgactttcaaagttttattaaacctaTCAATACTCGTACTCCCAATCCAAATGAATCCTATACGAAGCAGTATCAAAAACATATACCAAGTTCATTCTGttactatattaaattttttgatcaaaGTATATACAAAGATAAATTAGTAACATTTACTGCAAATAGTGAAGAAGATGATATTGCTAAGATATTTGTAGATAGATTACAAGAAGACATTATACAAATTTGTAATGAAGTAGATTTTAAGAAGCCTATGAtatttacaagtaaaaataagaaagaCTTTAAAGCAGCAATAAAGTGCCATATTTGTGAAGAAGATTTAGGAAAAGACAGAGTGCGAGATCATTGTCATTTAACTGGAAAATACAGAGGTGCTGCTCATAAAGATTGTAATTTGAAATATAGAATTCCAGAGTTCTTTCCAGTACTATTTCATAATTTATCTGGTTATGATAGtcacttgttcataaagaaattaTCAGGAGGTAAATTAAGCTGTATACCTAACAACGAAGAAAAGTATATCAGCTTTTCTAGAGAGATTCAAGTTGGagagtttattaataaagaGGATAAAACTGTTGATATTAAGCGAGAGATTCGTTTCATAGACAGTTATAGATTTATGCCATCTAGTTTAGATGctctatcaaaaaatttaacaaaagaacaATGTAAAAATATCGGAAAATTGTATACAGGTACACAATTAGATTTATTACTCAAAAAAGGTATATACCCTTATGATTGGGCTGAttctattgataaatttaatgaagCACAACTACCTCCAAAAGAATCGTTCTTTTCTAAATTGAATGATGAAGGAATTAATGATGATGCTTACTTACATGCGCAAACTGTATGGAATGAGTTTCATTGTAAATCTTTTAGAGATTATCACAACTTAAATAATGTTTCAGATGTACTTTTACTAGCTGATGTCTTTGATTTTAGAGATGTTTGCatgaaaaattataagttaGATCCAGCTTGGTATTATACAtcaccaggattagcttgggaggctgcattgaaaaaaacaaaagtagagTTAGAACTGTTGagtgattatgatatgatcCTCATGATACAAAAAGGAATAAGAGGCGGAATCAGTACAATATCAAATAGATTAGGAAAATCTAATAATAAGTATATGGATAATTATGATGAAACTAAACCTTCAAAATTTATCCAATATCTAGATGCTAATAATCTATATGGATGGGCTATGAGTAAACCACTTCCTACGCATGGATTTGGTTGGATGGATGAAGATGAATTGAAAAACTGGAGATCAGTTCCATGTATACTTGAAGTTGATTTAGATTATCCAGATCATCTTCATGATGAACATAATGACTATCCACTTGCTCCTGAAAGAGTAAAAGTGggtaaagttgaaaaattaattctaaacttgaataataagaaaaattatgtGATACATTATACAAATCTTAAATTGTATGAAAGATTAGGActaaagataacaaaaattCATAGAGGAATAAGCTTTGAAGAAAGTGCATGGTTAAGCGAATATATTGAACTGAATACTAATCTAAGGACTGAAGCAACAAatgaatttgaaaaagatttctttaaactCATGAACAATTCAGTCTTTGGAAAAgcaatggaaaatattgaaaaaagagtTGATGTAAGGTTAGTCACAAACAGAGATGAAGCTGTTAAATTAGCATCAAGACCAAACTATGAAAGTAGGacaatatttgatgaaaatttaatagccATTCATATGAAGAGAACCAAATTAAAGTATAACAAGCCAATTTACTTAGGAATGTGTATATTAGATTTGAGCAAAACTCTAATGTATGAATTTCATTACGAttacataaagaaaaaatattctgataAAGCCAAACTCTTATTCacagatacagattcattagcatacaaaataaaaacagaggatttttatgaagatattaaaaacgatattgaaagtaaatttgatactaGTGAATTTGATCCAAATCACCTAGCAATTAATAATGGATTTAAAGTTGGATTAAATAAGAAAGTACTTGGAATGTTCAAAGATGAAgcagcaggaaaacaaattgAAGAATTTGTAGGATTAAGATCCAAGTTGTATTCATACAAGATGAACggaaaagaaaacaaaaaatga
- the LOC136079201 gene encoding uncharacterized protein LOC136079201, translated as MTTSQSILNITETPIVDESIEKYYYRDYDPASRPNLNNTGNIIINIEQSDLYSVPSDAYLLFEGRLLKADNTAYANADAVALTNNGIMYLFSQIAYQLSNQDIEYKDSATAAVIAENTGFAARQGFLIQKPTAKGTFSFCVPLKHIFGFCDDYDTVIYGFKHTIVLTRKSDDDAIFRGATVAAGKVDLQRVTLFMPHVQPALAQQNELLSIIASKATIPVAFRTRQCDSLEIPQTLSTTWKLSVKTSSERPRYIIVGFQTNKNGDQTTNPALFDHCDLKNIYVMLSSDKYPVTDYSLSFPNQQFSRAYKDAAVFSEKYYGMNELITNSNIQPLDYKDLFPIFVIDVSNQPERYKSSVIDIQIKMNFNTAVPQYTIGYALVISDKLVNFKSDGDNGLIDKDAIMSKATELTDVKRPIGRPRLNKVKEVRERKPVGRPRLNKVKEEKEKKGN; from the exons atgacaacttctcaatcaattttaaatattacagaAACACCAATTGTAGATgaatcaattgaaaaatattattatcgaGATTATGATCCAGCATCTCGACCTAATCTAAATAATACtggaaatattataataaatattgaacaatCCGATTTATATTCAGTACCATCTGATGCATACCTGTTGTTTGAAGGAAGACTTCTTAAAGCTGATAATACAGCTTATGCTAATGCAGATGCAGTAGCTCTTACAAATAATGGTATTATGTACCTATTTAGTCAAATAGCTTATCAATTATCTAATCAAGATATTGAA TATAAAGATTCAGCAACAGCAGCAGTCATTGCAGAAAACACAGGATTTGCAGCAAGACAAGGATTCTTGATTCAAAAACCAACTGCAAAAGGTACATTTTCATTTTGCGTACCTTTAAAGCATATCTTCGGATTCTGTGATGATTATGATACAGTTATTTACGGGTTTAAACATACAATAGTTCTTACTAGAAAATCTGATGATGATGCTATTTTTAGAGGAGCTACTGTAGCTGCTGGAAAAGTAGACCTCCAAAGAGTGACATTGTTTATGCCGCATGTACAACCAGCTCTAGCACaacaaaatgaacttttaagtATTATAGCATCTAAAGCAACAATTCCAGTTGCTTTTAGAACTAGGCAATGTGATAGTTTAGAAATCCCACAAACTCTATCAACTACTTGGAAACTTAGTGTAAAAACATCTAGTGAAAGACCAAGATATATTATTGTTggatttcaaacaaataaaaatggagATCAAACAACTAATCCAGCACTATTCGATCATTGtgacttgaaaaatatttacgttATGCTAAGTTCTGATAAATACCCAGTAACTGATTACAGCTTATCATTTCCAAATCAACAATTCTCAAGAGCTTATAAAGATGCAGCTGTATTTAGtgaaaaatattatggaatGAACGAATTGATTACTAATAGTAACATACAACCTCTTGATTATAAAGATTTGTTCCCTATATTTGTTATTGATGTAAGTAATCAACCAGAAAGATATAAATCATCAGTAATagatatacaaattaaaatgaacTTTAATACAGCAGTTCCTCAATATACGATAGGATATGCTCTAGTGATATCAGATAAATTAGTGAATTTTAAATCAGATGGAG ATAATGGTTTGATTGATAAGGATGCAATCATGTCAAAAGCAACAGAATTAACTGATGTGAAAAGACCTATTGGAAGACCTagattaaataaagtaaaagaagTTCGTGAGAGAAAACCAGTAGGAAGACCTagattaaataaagtaaaagaagaaaaagaaaaaaaaggaaattga
- the LOC136079202 gene encoding uncharacterized protein LOC136079202 has protein sequence MSLFKYTDPDKRDQLVKEYIYLKKKVQQDNIAEKHSLFLNPEKDLAILPLDKGSEVPERSNILNFEKIATNYLRLYAKSKKSTDPIFGIHSNGDELYIGKKPITINNDDITVDGKKYDVTPGLWELVTKFKPNKEVYSNEDLRNYREILINTDALTTDKGKVRSSRSEKYNELISPIWKDIRTPILSKRKLEYGTGVKRTRIQTVILPSDPNALVEMLELRIAAWEAGNSSSRNEAVAISDELLRQGVLS, from the exons atgtcgtTGTTTAAATATACAGATCCTGATAAAAGAGATCAACTTGTAAAAGAATACATTTATCTTAAGAAAAAAGTACAACAAGATAATATTGCTGAAAAG CactcactttttttaaatcctgaAAAGGATCTTGCTATCCTTCCTCTTGATAAAGGGTCCGAAGTTCCTGaaagatcaaatattttaaattttgaaaaaattgcaacaaattATCTTAGATTGTAtgcaaaaagtaaaaagtctACAGATCCTATATTTGGTATACATTCAAATGGAGATGAACTAtatattggtaaaaaaccaaTTACAATTAATAATGATGATATAACTGTTGATGGAAAGAAATATGATGTTACACCAGGTCTTTGGGAATTAGTAACAAAGTTTAAACCTAATAAAGAGGTATATAGTAATGAAGATCTTAGAAATTATagagaaatattaataaatacagATGCCCTTACTACTGATAAAGGTAAAGTAAGATCATCTAGAAGTGAAAAATATAATGAGTTAATATCTCCAATTTGGAAAGATATAAGAACTCCTATATTATCAAAGAGAAAACTTGAATATGGAACTGGAGTTAAAAGAACAAGAATACAAACTGTaattcttcctagtgatcctAATGCTCTAGTTGAGATGCTTGAGTTACGTATAGCTGCATGGGAAGCAGGTAATAGTTCATCAAGAAATGAAGCTGTTGCAATTAGCGATGAATTATTAAGACAAGGTGTATTAAGTTAG